In the Blastocatellia bacterium genome, ATCACCACGGCCATTGCACAAGCACGCGAGTATGGATTCCTCGGCTCAAACATCTTCCAGTCGGGTTTCAGCTTTGACGTCGAGGTCGTGCGTGGTGCCGGAGCCTTCGTGGCCGGAGAAGAGACGGCCTTGATTGCCGCCGTCGAAGGTCGCAAAAGCGAGCCCCGTCAGCGACCGCCCTATCCGGTGGAATGCGGCCTCTGGGGCAAGCCCACCGTGATCAATAATGTCGAGACCTGGGCCACCGTGCCGGTCATCATCGAGAAAGGGGCCGAGTGGTACGCTCAAATCGGAACCGAGACGAGCAAAGGGACCAAAATCTTTTCGCTCGTGGGCAAGATCGCTAACACCGGCCTCGTCGAAGTTCCCATGGGGATGACGCTGCGGGAGATCATCTACGACATCGGTGGAGGGATGTCCGACGGGCGCGAGCTGAAGGCCGTGCAGACCGGAGGCCCTTCGGGCGGATGCATCCCTCGCGAGCTGATTGACCTGCCGGTGGATTACGAGAGCCTGACTCGCGCGGGCTCCATGATGGGATCGGGCGGGATGATCGTCATGGATGATCGCACCTGCATGGTGGATGTGGCCCGCTACTTCATGGATTTCTTGCGCGACGAATCCTGCGGCAAGTGCCTCTCCTGTCGGGAAGGCACCCAGCGCATGTACGAAATCCTCAACGCGATATGCGAGGGAACGGCCACGGAAGAGGACATCGAGACGCTCGAAGAATTGGCCCAGGTGGTCGCCGATACCTCTCTCTGCGGATTGGGACAGACGGCTCCCAATCCGGTATTGAGCACGCTTCGCTATTTCCGCTCCGAATACGAAGCGCATGTGCGCGAGCGTCGCTGTCCGGCGGGCGTGTGCAAGGCGTTGATTCGCTACCACATTCGTCCGGAGAAGTGCACCGGATGCCTGGCCTGCATCCCATCCTGTCCTGCCGGTGCCATTGCCGGAGAGTTGAAGCAGCCGCACGTGATTGATCAGGGCAAGTGCATCAAGTGCGGCATCTGTAGCGAGGTGTGCACTTTTGACGCCATCGAGGTGGTGTGATGACCAACGTGCGCATCAACGGCATTGAGGTGACTGCCGAGCCGGGAACGACCCTGCTCGAAGCCGCCCGGTTCCTCGGCATCGAGATTCCTACGGTGTGTTACCATGAGGGATTGACTCCCTATGGCGGATGTCGTCTCTGCGTCGTGGAGATCAGCGAAGCCGGAAAGGAGAAATCGCGGCTCGTCACCGCCTGTACCTTCCCCGTTCAAGAGGGGCTGAGCGTGCGGACGCATTCCCGCCGCGTCGTGCAGGCCCGCAAGGTCCTGGTCGAACTGATGCTCTCGATCTGCCCGAGTTCCAAGACGATTCAAGACCTGGCCGCCCGGCTCGGCGTCGAGCGCGTGCGTTTCCCCGTGCGGGACGAGCAGTGCATTCTCTGCGGTCTGTGCGTGCGGATGTGCGCCGAGCAGATGATGGCCAGGGCCATCGGATTCGTCGGACGGGGATACCGACGAAAGATCAGCACGCCATTTGATCTGAAATCGGACGTCTGCCGATTGTGCGGAGGCTGCCTGTATATTTGCCCGGCCTGCCAGGCTCGCTGTCAGGGGCCGGACGC is a window encoding:
- a CDS encoding NADH-quinone oxidoreductase subunit NuoF, translating into MKITTGDELKRLRDHLRARQDHKLRVRVCGGTGCRARGSEEVLAGCRAALAEAGADRDIEVIFTGCHGLCERGPLVIAPPQGIFYQRVEPDDARAVITRTVLGGELIERLLPTDPLTGRRITHESELPFYAKQRRITLRLNGLIDPMNIDDYIAWGGYQSLAAVIAARDPLGVIETIERAGLRGRGGAGFPTGKKWRLCRAAPGEIKYVICNGDEGDPGAFMDRSLLEGNPHSVLEGMIIGAYAIGATHGIVYVREEYPLAVKTITTAIAQAREYGFLGSNIFQSGFSFDVEVVRGAGAFVAGEETALIAAVEGRKSEPRQRPPYPVECGLWGKPTVINNVETWATVPVIIEKGAEWYAQIGTETSKGTKIFSLVGKIANTGLVEVPMGMTLREIIYDIGGGMSDGRELKAVQTGGPSGGCIPRELIDLPVDYESLTRAGSMMGSGGMIVMDDRTCMVDVARYFMDFLRDESCGKCLSCREGTQRMYEILNAICEGTATEEDIETLEELAQVVADTSLCGLGQTAPNPVLSTLRYFRSEYEAHVRERRCPAGVCKALIRYHIRPEKCTGCLACIPSCPAGAIAGELKQPHVIDQGKCIKCGICSEVCTFDAIEVV
- a CDS encoding 2Fe-2S iron-sulfur cluster-binding protein is translated as MTNVRINGIEVTAEPGTTLLEAARFLGIEIPTVCYHEGLTPYGGCRLCVVEISEAGKEKSRLVTACTFPVQEGLSVRTHSRRVVQARKVLVELMLSICPSSKTIQDLAARLGVERVRFPVRDEQCILCGLCVRMCAEQMMARAIGFVGRGYRRKISTPFDLKSDVCRLCGGCLYICPACQARCQGPDADRSVCGSCVSLTPTCLPVYEDLACFMGPAGDCGTCVSQNA